The following coding sequences lie in one Sorghum bicolor cultivar BTx623 chromosome 6, Sorghum_bicolor_NCBIv3, whole genome shotgun sequence genomic window:
- the LOC8065961 gene encoding 5-pentadecatrienyl resorcinol O-methyltransferase-like, translated as MASAAAFPCLRCTVLDLPHVVAKAPSRSIGNVQFVGGDMFESIPPANVVLLKWILHDWSNDECIKILKNCKQAIPSRDAGGKIIIIDVVVGSDSSDTKLLETQVIYDLHLMKIGGVERDEQEWKKIFLEAGFKDYKIMPILGLRSIIELYP; from the exons ATGGCCAGTGCGGCGGCATTTCCGTGTTTGAGGTGTACCGTGCTGGACCTCCCTCACGTTGTTGCCAAGGCTCCTTCTAGGTCTATTGGCAACGTGCAGTTTGTTGGGGGTGACATGTTTGAGAGCATTCCACCAGCAAATGTTGTCCTTCTCAAG TGGATTTTACATGACTGGAGCAATGATGAGTgtatcaagatattgaagaattGCAAGCAAGCTATCCCTTCTAGAGATGCAGGAGGAAAGATAATAATCATTGATGTTGTGGTTGGGTCTGATTCATCAGACACCAAGCTTCTGGAGACGCAAGTAATCTATGAtctccatctcatgaaaattggTGGGGTTGAACGAGATGAGCAAGAGTGGAAGAAAATATTCCTCGAAGCTGGATTTAAGGACTACAAGATTATGCCGATTTTAGGCCTCCGATCGATCATTGAGCTATATCCATGA
- the LOC8080259 gene encoding 5-pentadecatrienyl resorcinol O-methyltransferase yields the protein MVLISEDSRELLQAHVELWNQTYSFMKSVALAVALDLHIADAIHRRGGAATLSQILGEIGVRPCKLPGLHRIMRVLTVSGTFTIVQPSAETMSSESDGREPVYKLTTASSLLVSSESSATASLSPMLNHVLSPFRDSPLSMGLTAWFRHDEDEQAPGMCPFTLMYGTTLWEVCRRDDAINALFNNAMAADSNFLMQILLKEFSEVFLGIDSLVDVAGGVGGATMAIAAAFPCLKCTVLDLPHVVAKAPSSSIGNVQFVGGDMFESIPPANVVLLKWILHDWSNDECIKILKNCKQAIPSRDAGGKIIIIDVVVGSDSSDTKLLETQVIYDLHLMKIGGVERDEQEWKKIFLEAGFKDYKIMPILGLRSIIELYP from the exons ATGGTACTCATCAGCGAGGACAGTAGGGAGTTGCTCCAAGCCCACGTCGAGCTATGGAACCAGACCTACAGCTTTATGAAGTCGGTGGCACTCGCCGTTGCTTTGGACCTCCACATCGCTGATGCCATCCACCGCCGTGGTGGCGCCGCCACCCTCTCCCAGATACTTGGAGAGATTGGTGTCCGCCCATGTAAGCTTCCTGGCCTCCATCGCATAATGCGCGTTCTCACCGTCTCAGGAACCTTCACCATCGTCCAGCCATCAGCGGAAACCATGTCATCAGAGTCAGACGGGCGTGAGCCTGTCTATAAGCTGACAACAGCGTCCAGCCTCCTCGTCAGCAGCGAGAGCTCGGCGACAGCGAGCTTGTCTCCTATGCTAAACCATGTGCTTAGCCCCTTCCGTGACTCGCCGCTCAGCATGGGGCTCACTGCGTGGTTCCGGCATGATGAAGATGAACAGGCGCCTGGCATGTGCCCGTTCACCTTGATGTACGGCACAACCTTGTGGGAGGTGTGCAGGCGCGACGACGCAATCAACGCGTTGTTCAACAATGCCATGGCCGCAGACAGCAACTTCCTCATGCAGATTCTCTTGAAGGAGTTCAGCGAGGTCTTCCTTGGGATAGACTCGCTGGTCGACGTCGCCGGCGGGGTTGGGGGAGCCACCATGGCCATTGCGGCGGCATTTCCGTGTTTGAAGTGTACCGTGCTGGACCTCCCTCACGTTGTTGCCAaggctccttctagttctattgGCAACGTGCAGTTTGTTGGGGGTGACATGTTTGAGAGCATTCCACCAGCAAATGTTGTCCTCCTCAAG TGGATTTTACATGACTGGAGCAATGATGAGTgtatcaagatattgaagaattGCAAGCAAGCTATCCCTTCTAGAGATGCAGGAGGAAAGATAATAATCATTGATGTTGTGGTTGGGTCTGATTCATCAGACACCAAGCTTCTGGAGACGCAAGTAATCTATGAtctccatctcatgaaaattggTGGGGTTGAACGAGATGAGCAAGAGTGGAAGAAAATATTCCTCGAAGCTGGATTTAAGGACTACAAGATTATGCCGATTTTAGGCCTCCGATCGATCATTGAGCTATATCCATGA
- the LOC110436225 gene encoding 5-pentadecatrienyl resorcinol O-methyltransferase-like → MVHISEDSRELLQAHVELWNQTYSFMKSVALAVALDLHIADAIHRRGGAATLSQILGEIGVRPCKLPGLHRIMRVLTVSGTFTIIQPSAETMSSESDGREPVYKLTTASSLLVSSESSAAASLSPMLNHVLSPFRDSPLSMGLAAWFRHDEDEQAPGMCPFTLMYGTTLWEVCRRDDAINALFNNAMAADSNFLMQILLKEFSEVFHGIDSLVDVAGGVGGATMAIAAAFPCLKCTVLDLPHVVAKAPSSSIGNVQFVGGDMFESIPPANVVLLKWILHDWSNDECIKILMNCKQAIPSRDAGGKIIIIDVVVGSDSSDTKLLETQVIYDLHLMKIGGVERDEQEWKKIFLEAGFNDYKIIPILGLRSIIELYP, encoded by the exons ATGGTACACATCAGCGAGGACAGTAGGGAGTTGCTCCAAGCCCACGTCGAGCTATGGAACCAGACCTACAGCTTTATGAAGTCGGTGGCACTCGCCGTTGCTTTGGACCTCCACATCGCTGATGCCATCCACCGCCGTGGTGGCGCCGCCACCCTCTCCCAGATACTTGGAGAGATTGGTGTCCGCCCATGTAAGCTTCCTGGCCTCCATCGCATAATGCGCGTTCTCACCGTCTCAGGAACCTTCACCATCATCCAGCCATCAGCGGAAACCATGTCATCAGAGTCAGACGGGCGTGAGCCTGTCTATAAGCTGACAACAGCGTCCAGCCTCCTCGTCAGCAGCGAGAGCTCGGCGGCAGCGAGCTTGTCTCCTATGCTAAACCATGTGCTTAGCCCCTTCCGTGACTCGCCGCTCAGCATGGGGCTCGCTGCGTGGTTCCGGCATGATGAAGATGAACAGGCGCCTGGCATGTGCCCGTTCACCCTGATGTACGGCACAACCTTGTGGGAGGTGTGCAGGCGCGACGACGCAATCAACGCGTTGTTCAACAATGCCATGGCCGCAGACAGCAACTTCTTGATGCAGATTCTCTTGAAGGAGTTCAGCGAGGTCTTCCATGGGATAGACTCGCTGGTCGACGTCGCCGGCGGGGTTGGGGGAGCCACCATGGCCATTGCGGCGGCATTTCCGTGTTTGAAGTGTACCGTGCTGGACCTCCCTCACGTTGTTGCCAaggctccttctagttctattgGCAACGTGCAGTTTGTTGGGGGTGACATGTTTGAGAGCATTCCACCAGCAAATGTTGTCCTCCTCAAG TGGATTTTGCATGACTGGAGCAATGATGAGTGTATCAAGATATTGATGAATTGCAAGCAAGCTATCCCTTCTAGAGATGCAGGAGGAAAGATAATAATCATTGATGTTGTGGTTGGGTCTGATTCATCAGACACCAAGCTTCTGGAGACGCAAGTAATCTATGAtctccatctcatgaaaattggTGGGGTTGAACGAGATGAGCAAGAGTGGAAGAAAATATTCCTCGAAGCTGGATTTAATGACTACAAGATTATACCGATTTTAGGCCTCCGATCGATCATTGAGCTATATCCATGA